One genomic segment of Mesoterricola silvestris includes these proteins:
- a CDS encoding ATP-binding protein: MTPPGTPRWTWFAAAGAVAATTACCFLADRYLQLADLVVLYMLCITVVATRFEKGPAFLAAALSVACLDYFFIKPYLTFSVHDTRYLGTFGMMMGVGWIVGHLAGRIRTQAREAQERERHTTALYRLGGILAEGGDAAAIQERVEAYLGRELGGPVLILLPGPGGELQAREGLNPDERGVAQWTLANREASGAGTPNLPGTRALFLPMGSPRRAEGVLAVFPPTRAARDLLEGMAAQVSLALGRARLASERADARIRAEQEHLRSILLSSISHDLRTPLGTITGATSTLLDPGPEATAEDRRMLLATIHQESRRLERLVDNLLDLTRLESGQVQVKKEWVPVEEIVGSALNRLEGQIEDRPVALDLRDAWIPLDPVLMEQVLQNLLDNALKFSPPGSGLDIACRAEGDSAVLTITDHGPGLEPGEEERIFEKLYRGSRSASAPGAGLGLAICRGIIQAHGGSITARSAPLGGTRVIITLPLEGVPPRLDDCP; this comes from the coding sequence ATGACCCCACCCGGAACCCCCCGATGGACGTGGTTCGCCGCCGCGGGCGCGGTGGCGGCCACCACGGCCTGCTGCTTCCTGGCGGACCGCTACCTGCAACTGGCGGACCTGGTGGTGCTCTACATGCTCTGCATCACCGTGGTGGCCACCCGCTTCGAGAAGGGCCCGGCCTTCCTGGCCGCGGCCCTCAGCGTGGCGTGCCTGGACTACTTCTTCATCAAGCCCTACCTCACCTTCTCGGTGCACGACACGCGCTACCTGGGCACCTTCGGCATGATGATGGGCGTGGGCTGGATCGTGGGCCACCTGGCCGGGCGCATCCGGACCCAGGCCCGGGAGGCCCAGGAGCGGGAGCGGCACACCACCGCCCTGTACCGGCTGGGGGGCATCCTGGCCGAGGGGGGCGACGCCGCGGCCATCCAGGAGCGGGTGGAGGCCTACCTGGGCCGGGAGCTGGGGGGCCCCGTGCTCATCCTGCTGCCGGGGCCCGGCGGGGAGCTCCAGGCGCGGGAGGGGCTGAACCCCGACGAGCGGGGCGTGGCCCAGTGGACCCTGGCCAACCGCGAGGCCTCCGGCGCGGGCACCCCGAACCTCCCCGGCACCCGGGCCCTGTTCCTGCCCATGGGCAGCCCCCGGCGCGCGGAGGGCGTCCTGGCCGTGTTCCCCCCCACCCGCGCCGCCCGGGACCTCCTGGAGGGCATGGCGGCCCAGGTCTCCCTGGCCCTGGGGCGGGCCCGCCTGGCCTCCGAAAGGGCCGATGCCCGCATCCGGGCCGAGCAGGAGCACCTGCGCAGCATCCTCCTCAGCTCCATCTCCCACGACCTGCGCACGCCCCTGGGCACCATCACGGGCGCCACCAGCACCCTGCTGGACCCCGGCCCCGAGGCCACGGCCGAGGACCGGCGCATGCTCCTGGCCACCATCCACCAGGAATCCCGCCGCCTGGAAAGGCTGGTGGACAACCTCCTGGACCTCACGCGGCTGGAATCCGGCCAGGTGCAGGTGAAGAAGGAATGGGTGCCGGTGGAGGAGATCGTGGGCTCGGCACTGAACCGCCTGGAGGGCCAGATCGAGGACCGCCCCGTGGCCCTGGACCTTCGTGACGCCTGGATCCCCCTGGACCCGGTCCTCATGGAGCAGGTGCTCCAGAACCTCCTGGACAACGCCCTGAAGTTCAGCCCGCCGGGATCCGGCCTGGACATCGCCTGCAGGGCCGAGGGGGACAGCGCCGTACTCACCATCACCGACCACGGCCCCGGCCTGGAGCCCGGCGAGGAGGAGCGGATCTTCGAGAAGCTGTACCGGGGAAGCCGTTCCGCCTCGGCCCCCGGGGCCGGGCTGGGCCTGGCCATCTGCCGGGGCATCATCCAGGCCCACGGCGGCTCCATCACCGCCCGGAGCGCGCCCCTGGGCGGCACCCGTGTCATCATCACCCTGCCCCTGGAGGGCGTCCCTCCCCGCCTCGACGATTGCCCATGA
- a CDS encoding response regulator, with protein sequence MTQEHPLILVIEDEPPLRRYLRATLQSFGYRVEEAATGEEGKGMAARVAPDVVLLDLGLPDMDGLDLARELRGWSAVPIIIVSARGKEEDKIRALDVGADDYLTKPFGSGELLARIRVALRHAAAVAGAAPEAVAEIGPLRVDFASREVTVDGAEVHLSPNEFALLGILVRHAGKVLTHRQLLHEVWGGVASAQPTYLRVYMANLRKKLEPDPARPRLLLTEPGIGYRLKC encoded by the coding sequence ATGACCCAGGAACACCCCCTCATCCTCGTCATCGAAGACGAACCCCCCCTCCGGCGCTACCTGCGGGCCACGCTCCAGTCCTTCGGGTACCGGGTGGAGGAGGCCGCCACCGGCGAGGAAGGGAAGGGGATGGCCGCCCGCGTCGCCCCCGACGTGGTGCTCCTGGACCTGGGCCTGCCGGACATGGACGGCCTGGACCTGGCCCGGGAGCTGCGCGGCTGGAGCGCCGTCCCCATCATCATCGTGAGCGCCCGGGGCAAGGAGGAGGACAAGATCCGCGCCCTGGACGTGGGCGCCGACGACTACCTCACCAAGCCCTTCGGCTCCGGCGAGCTCCTGGCCCGCATCCGCGTCGCCCTGCGCCACGCCGCCGCCGTGGCCGGCGCCGCCCCCGAGGCCGTGGCCGAGATCGGCCCCCTGAGGGTCGACTTCGCCAGCCGCGAAGTGACCGTGGACGGCGCCGAGGTGCACCTCTCCCCCAACGAATTCGCGCTGCTGGGCATCCTGGTCCGCCATGCCGGAAAGGTCCTCACCCACCGCCAGCTCCTGCACGAGGTCTGGGGCGGCGTGGCCTCCGCCCAGCCCACCTACCTGCGCGTCTACATGGCCAATCTCCGCAAAAAACTCGAACCCGACCCGGCCCGCCCCCGGCTCCTGCTCACGGAACCGGGAATCGGGTACCGGCTGAAATGCTAG
- a CDS encoding IPT/TIG domain-containing protein: MAIRRLLLASAAVSLLALGCRGDGDFPSNPSSLATPQPAGAPIITGIEPAEGRSGDAVTLVGTRLEGATRVDFDGVEARGLKEANGALSVLVPAGARTGKVTVHCRAGKAVSGTAFQVLPRVFDAAVDVVPFRLREVKNWPGLRNAGASCFLNTAVKLLASLPEVDAGLLDHAADDAATAGVRRQLRFTVNHIRLGTQRPAGARDPMGALIEAFQHHPGLRRFVAETKGPGGFETTVLEAMLDLLGLKGQFDLVCREKTLVDGKAPAYQDWTFGMVFSGSRAVTGYDFTGIRDLRQYLAHVTSEEGSTGDGARWFRHPVKIPSTSIIKVEHLDPPLALEFSNQVLVPVYTLDEAHHIATINGRVALAASAFSLWRRGHVIAAIKGLEGWYLNDDAQDPRLDPSLGLADGPAQAPSPVGSMGVLFYRRQLLDPETMRAK, translated from the coding sequence ATGGCCATCCGACGCCTCCTCCTCGCCTCCGCCGCGGTTTCGCTCCTCGCCCTCGGGTGCCGGGGCGACGGGGATTTCCCTTCCAACCCGTCGAGCCTCGCCACGCCGCAACCCGCGGGCGCACCCATCATCACCGGGATCGAACCGGCCGAAGGGCGGTCCGGGGATGCGGTCACCCTCGTGGGGACCCGTCTGGAGGGGGCCACCCGGGTGGACTTCGATGGGGTGGAGGCCAGGGGCCTGAAGGAGGCGAATGGCGCGCTCAGCGTCCTTGTGCCGGCCGGGGCCAGGACCGGGAAGGTCACAGTGCATTGCAGGGCCGGGAAGGCCGTATCCGGTACTGCGTTCCAGGTGTTGCCCAGGGTGTTCGACGCCGCGGTGGACGTGGTGCCCTTCCGCCTGCGTGAGGTCAAGAACTGGCCGGGGCTGAGGAATGCCGGGGCCAGTTGCTTCCTCAATACGGCGGTGAAGCTCCTGGCCAGCCTGCCCGAAGTGGACGCCGGCCTCCTCGACCACGCCGCCGACGACGCCGCCACGGCGGGGGTGCGGCGGCAGTTGCGGTTCACGGTCAACCACATCCGCCTGGGCACCCAGCGTCCCGCGGGTGCCCGGGACCCCATGGGTGCGCTGATCGAGGCCTTCCAGCACCACCCCGGCCTCAGGCGTTTCGTGGCCGAGACCAAGGGACCCGGGGGGTTCGAGACCACGGTCCTGGAGGCGATGCTCGACCTGCTGGGGCTGAAGGGCCAGTTCGACCTGGTCTGCCGCGAAAAGACCCTGGTGGACGGCAAGGCCCCCGCCTACCAGGACTGGACCTTCGGAATGGTGTTCTCCGGCTCGAGGGCCGTCACGGGCTACGATTTCACGGGCATCAGGGACCTGCGCCAGTACCTGGCCCACGTCACATCGGAGGAGGGTTCCACGGGGGACGGAGCCCGCTGGTTTCGGCATCCCGTGAAGATCCCCTCCACCTCCATCATCAAGGTGGAGCACCTGGACCCGCCCCTGGCCCTGGAATTCAGCAACCAGGTCCTGGTGCCCGTCTACACCCTGGATGAGGCGCACCACATCGCCACGATCAACGGACGCGTGGCCCTGGCCGCGTCCGCGTTCTCCCTCTGGCGCCGCGGCCACGTGATCGCCGCCATCAAAGGCCTGGAAGGCTGGTACCTCAACGACGACGCCCAGGATCCCCGCTTGGACCCCAGTCTGGGCCTCGCGGATGGCCCGGCCCAGGCCCCCAGTCCGGTCGGATCCATGGGCGTCCTTTTCTACCGCCGGCAACTATTGGATCCGGAAACAATGCGGGCAAAGTGA